In the genome of Palaemon carinicauda isolate YSFRI2023 chromosome 20, ASM3689809v2, whole genome shotgun sequence, one region contains:
- the pyd3 gene encoding beta-ureidopropionase, with product MAGEFVSIEHCLEKHIPEQELKEVKRILYGRELESLPIPAAAQKLSQEHDFEVKGYCIEAAAEQLTPKRIVRIGAIQNSIVEATTAPIAAQRDAIFKKIKCMAEAASLCGVNVLCFQEAWNMPFAFCTREKIPWCEFAEDAETGPTTLLCQELARKYDMVIVSPILERDSAHGDTLWNTAVVISNTGYYLGKSRKNHIPRVGDFNESTYYMEGDTGHVIFQTKFGRIAINICYGRHHPQNWMMYGVNGAEIVFNPSATVGALSEPMWGIEARNAAIANSYFTCAINRVGTETFPNEFTSADGKPAHKDFGHFYGSSYIAAPDGSRTPGLSRTRDGLLVAEVDLNLCRQVKDRWGFRMTQRLDLYASSLQSAIEPDYKPNVVTDTC from the exons ATGGCGGGAGAATTCGTAAGCATAGAGCACTGTTTGGAAAAACACATTCCCGAGCAAGAATTGAAAGAGGTCAAAAGGATATTGTATGGTCGTGAACTCGA ATCACTTCCCATTCCTGCAGCAGCACAAAAACTTTCACAGGAGCATGACTTTGAGGTGAAAGGATATTGCATTGAAGCAGCCGCTGAACAACTTACTCCAAAAAG GATTGTGCGTATTGGAGCGATCCAAAATTCTATCGTAGAAGCAACCACAGCACCCATTGCAGCACAAAGGGATGCCATTTTTAAGAAAATCAAGTGCATGGCAGAAGCCGCATCTTTATGTGGAGTTAATGTACTGTGCTTCCAAGAAGCATGGA ACATGCCATTTGCATTCTGCACGAGAGAAAAGATTCCATGGTGTGAGTTTGCAGAGGATGCGGAGACTGGGCCAACCACTCTTCTCTGTCAGGAG CTTGCTCGAAAATACGACATGGTTATCGTGTCCCCAATTCTGGAAAGAGATTCGGCTCATGGGGACACACTGTGGAACACTGCAGTTGTGATTAGTAACACGGGTTACTACTTAGGGAAATCACGCAAGAATCACATCCCACGTGTGGGCGACTTCAATGAATCCACTTATTACATGGAAGGAGATACTGGTCATGTTATATTTCAG ACTAAGTTCGGTCGAATTGCCATAAATATATGCTATGGTCGCCATCACCCTCAAAACTGGATGATGTATGGAGTCAATGGTGCAGAAATTGTCTTCAATCCATCAGCAACTGTTGGAGCTCTAAG CGAACCCATGTGGGGTATCGAGGCCAGAAATGCTGCAATAGCTAATAGCTATTTCACTTGCGCCATCAATCGCGTAGGAACGGAGACCTTCCCCAACGAATTTACATCAGCTGATGGTAAACCTGCCCACAAAGATTTTGGACATTTCTATGGATCCTCATACATTGCAGCTCCAGATGGTTCAAGAACACCA GGACTGTCGCGGACTCGTGACGGTCTTTTGGTTGCAGAGGTAGATTTAAACCTCTGTCGACAAGTTAAGGACCGGTGGGGCTTCAGG ATGACTCAGCGACTGGATCTGTATGCTTCCTCCCTACAATCAGCTATTGAACCTGATTACAAACCAAATGTAGTGACAGATACATGCTAA